Proteins from one Xanthobacter autotrophicus Py2 genomic window:
- a CDS encoding ParB domain protein nuclease (PFAM: ParB domain protein nuclease; RepB plasmid partition~KEGG: atc:AGR_pAT_53 hypothetical protein) — MARERKEDVPHHVGGVQEIRSIPVDHVRIVNPRARSPKIFAGIVESIATVGLKRPITVTEARRDDGGTGYDLICGQGRLEAFKALGETHIPALVVRASETDLYLMSLVENLARRKHSNQDLLTAVRVLEDRGYGPAEIARKTGLDAGYISCIIQLLRAGEERLIGAVEKGWLPISLATDIAKAGPGELQIAMMEAYETGLLRGEQLLKVRRLIDRRQALGKTYGSWKRKGDQPLTASKLAQTFQAEVRRQQLVVRKSEVAEQRLLFVVTALRRMLTDEHFRTLLRAESIGDIPKPLADRIGGEVLP, encoded by the coding sequence ATGGCAAGGGAACGAAAGGAAGACGTTCCCCACCATGTCGGGGGCGTACAGGAGATCCGGTCGATCCCGGTCGACCATGTCCGCATCGTCAATCCGCGGGCAAGAAGCCCGAAGATCTTTGCAGGCATCGTCGAGAGCATCGCGACGGTTGGTCTGAAGCGACCAATCACCGTCACGGAAGCCCGGCGCGACGATGGCGGGACGGGATATGACCTCATCTGTGGACAGGGCCGGCTCGAAGCCTTCAAGGCACTGGGCGAGACGCATATTCCGGCCCTCGTCGTCCGGGCATCAGAAACCGACCTCTATCTGATGAGCCTCGTGGAAAACCTGGCGCGCCGCAAGCACTCCAACCAGGATCTGCTCACGGCCGTACGCGTGCTTGAGGACAGGGGCTATGGCCCAGCCGAGATCGCCCGCAAGACAGGTCTCGATGCCGGCTACATCTCCTGCATCATACAATTGCTGAGGGCTGGAGAGGAGCGTCTGATCGGTGCGGTCGAGAAAGGCTGGCTGCCGATCTCGCTGGCCACCGATATTGCGAAGGCCGGCCCAGGCGAGCTGCAGATCGCTATGATGGAAGCCTATGAGACCGGCCTCCTGCGCGGCGAACAACTCCTCAAGGTTCGCCGGCTGATCGATCGGCGCCAGGCGCTCGGCAAAACCTACGGCTCGTGGAAGCGTAAGGGCGACCAGCCGCTCACCGCGAGCAAGCTGGCGCAGACCTTCCAGGCCGAGGTGCGCCGACAGCAACTCGTCGTTCGCAAGTCGGAGGTTGCGGAGCAGCGCCTTCTATTCGTCGTGACGGCGCTGAGAAGGATGCTCACGGACGAGCATTTCCGCACTCTCCTGCGAGCGGAGAGCATCGGAGACATCCCCAAGCCGCTCGCGGACCGGATCGGCGGGGAGGTGCTGCCGTGA
- a CDS encoding Recombinase (PFAM: Resolvase domain; Recombinase~KEGG: mag:amb1197 site-specific recombinase), with the protein MTAPRNEISSGFPEVRAAQYVRMSTEHQRYSTENQADAIRDYAARYNCAIVRTYADEGKSGLNIDGRAGLQKLIADVTGGHADFEIVLVYDISRWGRFQDADESAYYEYLCRRAGVRVEYCAEPFDNDGSLGSDIQKMLKRKMAGEYSRELSVKVFAGQCRLIEKGFRQGGPAGFGLRRQLVDEAGRSKALLARLEHKSIQTDRVVLVPGPSDEIEVVRHIYQSFVEDGRNEGEIAIMLNAEGIRTDLGRDWTRGTVHQVLINEKYIGNNVWNRGTAALKRKRTRNEPSMLIRAEGAFPAIVDRLLFDAAQAIIRGRSARLSDADMLDVLRRLLAEHGYLSGLMIDEAADCPSSSAYRSRFGSLLRTYSLVGYAPDRDFAYVESNRRLRQRNPQVVDEVLAALRAAGASVVLDPETAILTINEEVTAALLLCRCTQTAAGSLRWLIRLDGPVPPDITIAVRMEPGEEAVRDYYLLPSLDGRAARLRLAERNEAGLDTFRFATLEALYELMRRIPLAEVA; encoded by the coding sequence ATGACAGCGCCGCGCAATGAGATCTCTTCCGGCTTTCCCGAGGTGCGTGCCGCGCAGTACGTGCGGATGTCGACCGAGCATCAGCGCTATTCGACGGAGAACCAGGCGGATGCCATCCGTGACTACGCAGCCCGCTACAATTGCGCGATCGTCAGGACCTATGCTGATGAGGGAAAGAGCGGCCTCAACATCGATGGTCGCGCCGGTTTGCAGAAACTGATCGCCGACGTGACGGGCGGGCATGCTGATTTCGAGATCGTGCTCGTCTACGATATCAGCCGGTGGGGGCGGTTTCAGGATGCCGATGAAAGCGCCTATTATGAATATCTGTGCCGACGCGCCGGCGTGCGTGTCGAGTATTGCGCCGAGCCCTTCGACAATGACGGCAGTCTGGGCTCCGACATCCAGAAGATGCTGAAGCGCAAGATGGCTGGCGAATACAGCCGCGAGCTCTCGGTCAAGGTTTTTGCCGGCCAGTGTCGGCTGATCGAGAAGGGCTTCCGCCAGGGCGGTCCCGCCGGCTTCGGCCTGAGGCGGCAACTCGTGGATGAGGCCGGCCGGAGCAAGGCGCTGCTCGCGCGCCTCGAGCACAAGAGCATCCAGACCGATCGCGTGGTGCTAGTCCCCGGTCCGTCAGATGAAATCGAGGTGGTGCGGCACATTTATCAGAGTTTCGTCGAAGATGGCCGCAACGAAGGCGAGATAGCCATCATGCTGAACGCCGAAGGCATTCGAACGGATCTCGGTCGTGACTGGACTCGTGGCACCGTCCATCAGGTGCTTATCAACGAGAAATACATCGGCAACAATGTCTGGAACCGCGGCACGGCGGCTTTGAAGCGAAAACGGACTCGCAACGAGCCGTCAATGTTGATCCGGGCCGAGGGCGCCTTTCCAGCTATTGTCGATCGCCTGTTATTCGACGCGGCGCAGGCGATTATCCGTGGCCGTTCAGCGAGGCTTTCGGATGCCGACATGCTGGACGTGCTGCGGCGCTTGCTCGCCGAGCATGGCTATCTCTCCGGCTTGATGATCGACGAGGCGGCTGACTGTCCGTCGAGCAGCGCTTATCGCAGCCGTTTTGGTAGCCTGCTGCGGACCTATTCGTTGGTGGGATACGCGCCGGATCGCGACTTCGCCTATGTGGAGAGCAATCGCCGCCTCCGGCAGCGCAACCCGCAGGTGGTTGATGAGGTGCTGGCGGCGCTGCGGGCAGCAGGCGCCTCGGTCGTCCTCGATCCGGAGACAGCGATCCTCACCATCAATGAGGAGGTCACCGCCGCGCTGCTTCTGTGCCGGTGCACCCAAACGGCTGCGGGGTCGCTCCGCTGGCTAATCCGCCTTGATGGACCGGTGCCGCCTGACATCACCATCGCGGTGCGCATGGAGCCCGGCGAGGAAGCCGTCCGTGATTATTACCTCCTGCCGTCCCTTGATGGCAGGGCGGCGCGGCTTCGCCTCGCCGAACGGAACGAGGCGGGCCTTGATACTTTTCGTTTCGCGACGCTCGAGGCGCTCTACGAACTGATGCGTCGCATTCCCCTGGCGGAGGTGGCGTAA
- a CDS encoding hypothetical protein (KEGG: rsq:Rsph17025_0803 transposase IS116/IS110/IS902 family protein), with protein MGEVSIIGLDLAKNVFQAHGAGADGSVVFRRKLSRSQLLKFMAAQRPCVVAVDKRTRFIRMKIASRWRGAVRSLLH; from the coding sequence ATGGGAGAGGTTAGCATCATCGGCCTGGATCTGGCCAAGAACGTGTTTCAGGCACATGGCGCTGGAGCAGACGGATCGGTGGTGTTCCGCCGCAAGCTGTCTCGGTCGCAGCTGTTGAAGTTCATGGCAGCACAGCGGCCTTGCGTTGTGGCAGTCGATAAGCGAACCCGATTTATTCGAATGAAGATAGCGTCACGCTGGCGCGGGGCAGTGCGAAGCCTGCTTCACTAA
- a CDS encoding conserved hypothetical protein (KEGG: atc:AGR_pAT_59 hypothetical protein): protein MPDPTSDTLDRIHDRIAKPAPAGVWSRADFLDIGTPNAVEKALQRLTRRGDIRRPHCGLYDKPTTSKLTGKMDPGQTIGPWTVRR, encoded by the coding sequence ATGCCGGATCCCACGTCCGATACCCTCGACCGCATCCATGACCGGATCGCCAAGCCGGCACCGGCCGGGGTGTGGTCCCGCGCCGACTTCCTCGATATCGGGACGCCCAATGCCGTCGAGAAAGCGCTGCAGAGGCTGACCCGGCGCGGCGACATTCGCCGCCCTCACTGTGGCCTCTACGACAAGCCAACAACCAGCAAGCTGACCGGCAAGATGGATCCTGGCCAAACTATCGGGCCGTGGACAGTCCGTCGCTGA
- a CDS encoding transposase IS66 (PFAM: transposase IS66~KEGG: ret:RHE_PA00101 putative insertion sequence transposase protein, IS66 family) gives MILAERAARLAAEADAAAAKAEAASAKAAASSIEAEIAHLRLTIEKLRRELFGRSSERKARLLEQMELRLEDLEATATEDELAAEKVGGDAAVPTTHRRRPARKPFPAHLPRERILLPAPEACPCCGSTKLSKLGEDITETLEVIPRRWKVVQTVRERFSCRACEAITQPPAPFHPTPRGFAGPNLLAMVLFEKFGQHQPLNRQSERYGREGIDLSVSTLADQVGICTTVLAPLHDLIAQHVLAAARIHADETTVPILAKGGTVTGHVWAYVRDDRPFAGPEPPAALFFATRNRRHEHAARHLAAFSGIVQSDAYGAYDALGDPTRAAGAVTSGLCWAHARHQFFELADIAARVRRGRSAPPISPIAREAVERIDRLFAIERGINGCPPDERLAVRSEKSVAIVADLHAWLTEERARLSRSASVAKPIDYLLRRFDRFTTFLDDGRICLSNNAAERALRGFALGRKSWLFAGSEGGAERAAAMATLIVTAKMNDVDPQAWLAHVLGTIADIPQSRLADLLPWRWPDKTAGRAD, from the coding sequence ATGATCCTCGCCGAGCGGGCTGCGCGGCTGGCCGCGGAGGCGGATGCCGCGGCCGCCAAGGCCGAAGCCGCCTCCGCCAAGGCGGCAGCATCCTCGATCGAAGCGGAGATCGCCCATCTCCGGCTCACCATCGAGAAGCTGCGGCGCGAGCTTTTCGGGCGGAGCTCGGAGCGCAAGGCGCGGCTCCTCGAGCAGATGGAACTCCGGCTCGAGGACCTCGAGGCAACCGCCACTGAAGACGAGCTGGCGGCCGAGAAGGTCGGCGGCGATGCTGCGGTTCCCACCACCCATCGGCGGCGTCCTGCCCGCAAGCCGTTCCCCGCGCACCTGCCGCGCGAGCGCATCCTGCTTCCCGCGCCGGAGGCCTGCCCCTGCTGTGGCTCGACGAAGCTCTCCAAGCTGGGGGAAGACATCACCGAGACGCTGGAGGTGATTCCGCGCCGCTGGAAGGTGGTCCAGACCGTCCGCGAGCGTTTCTCCTGCCGGGCCTGCGAGGCAATCACCCAGCCGCCGGCGCCCTTCCATCCGACCCCGCGCGGCTTCGCCGGCCCCAACTTGCTCGCCATGGTGCTGTTCGAGAAGTTCGGGCAGCATCAGCCCCTGAACCGCCAGAGCGAGCGCTATGGGCGGGAGGGCATCGACCTCAGCGTCTCGACCCTCGCCGACCAGGTGGGGATCTGCACGACGGTTCTTGCTCCACTCCATGACCTGATCGCCCAGCATGTGCTGGCTGCCGCCCGCATCCATGCGGACGAGACGACCGTGCCGATCCTCGCCAAGGGCGGCACGGTCACCGGGCACGTCTGGGCCTACGTGCGTGACGATCGGCCCTTCGCCGGACCGGAGCCGCCAGCGGCTCTCTTCTTCGCCACCCGTAACCGACGGCATGAGCATGCCGCGCGCCATCTCGCCGCTTTCTCTGGAATCGTTCAGTCGGATGCCTATGGCGCCTATGATGCGCTCGGAGATCCGACACGCGCGGCCGGTGCCGTCACGTCTGGACTGTGTTGGGCCCACGCGCGCCACCAGTTCTTCGAGCTCGCCGACATCGCCGCCAGGGTTCGACGAGGCCGGTCGGCGCCCCCGATCTCGCCGATCGCCCGGGAGGCCGTGGAGCGGATCGACCGGCTATTCGCGATTGAGCGAGGGATCAACGGTTGCCCGCCTGACGAGCGTCTCGCCGTCCGCAGCGAGAAGAGCGTGGCGATTGTCGCCGACCTTCACGCGTGGCTGACCGAGGAACGGGCACGGCTGTCGCGCTCGGCAAGCGTGGCCAAGCCGATCGACTATCTTCTGCGCCGCTTCGACCGCTTCACCACCTTCCTGGACGACGGCCGCATCTGCTTGAGCAATAATGCTGCGGAACGCGCCCTGCGCGGCTTTGCCCTCGGACGCAAGTCGTGGCTCTTCGCCGGGTCGGAGGGCGGCGCCGAACGGGCAGCCGCCATGGCGACGCTCATCGTCACCGCCAAGATGAACGACGTGGACCCGCAGGCCTGGCTCGCCCACGTGCTCGGCACCATCGCCGACATCCCACAATCCCGTCTTGCCGACCTCCTGCCGTGGAGATGGCCCGACAAGACGGCCGGCCGCGCCGACTGA
- a CDS encoding protein of unknown function DUF305 (PFAM: protein of unknown function DUF305~KEGG: ajs:Ajs_1322 protein of unknown function DUF305): MDETAHHQGHRHTGARTYWMLGLNMLLSLIVMYLAMYTMIDGWPDYRNNINMLYMALTMWGPMGILMLITMGGMYQDRRTNFILYVVFASVTLGSFWATRSQALVDDRQFIQSMVPHHSGAILMCRGAKLQDPELVTLCQNISQGQRREIEQMNAVAARLH; this comes from the coding sequence ATGGATGAGACGGCTCATCATCAAGGACACAGGCACACAGGAGCGCGCACATACTGGATGCTCGGCCTCAATATGTTACTGAGCCTGATCGTCATGTACCTCGCGATGTACACGATGATCGACGGCTGGCCGGACTATCGCAACAACATCAATATGCTATACATGGCGCTTACCATGTGGGGCCCGATGGGCATCCTCATGCTCATCACGATGGGTGGCATGTACCAGGACAGGCGAACGAATTTTATTCTTTATGTCGTGTTCGCTTCGGTGACGCTCGGTTCGTTCTGGGCGACGCGTAGCCAAGCCCTTGTCGATGACCGTCAATTCATCCAGTCAATGGTCCCGCACCATTCGGGCGCCATCCTGATGTGCCGGGGGGCTAAGCTTCAAGACCCGGAATTGGTCACACTTTGCCAGAACATCTCTCAAGGACAGCGACGCGAAATCGAGCAGATGAATGCGGTCGCCGCACGCCTGCACTGA
- a CDS encoding IS66 Orf2 family protein (PFAM: IS66 Orf2 family protein~KEGG: rle:pRL120647 putative transposon-related protein), whose translation MIPIPSGMKVWLATGHTDMRKGFPGLALQVQEVLQRDPMSGHLFVFRGRRGDLLKVIWHSGDGACLFVKRLERGRFLWPSAADGTVTITPAQLAYLIEGIDWRHPQKSWRPTSAG comes from the coding sequence ATGATCCCGATCCCGAGCGGCATGAAGGTCTGGTTGGCGACCGGGCACACCGACATGAGGAAGGGCTTTCCCGGTCTGGCGTTGCAGGTTCAGGAGGTCCTGCAGCGGGACCCGATGAGCGGGCATCTTTTCGTTTTTCGTGGCCGGCGGGGCGATCTTTTGAAGGTGATCTGGCATTCGGGCGACGGGGCCTGCCTGTTCGTCAAGCGACTGGAGCGGGGGCGGTTCCTGTGGCCCTCGGCGGCGGATGGGACGGTGACGATCACGCCGGCTCAGCTCGCCTACCTGATCGAAGGAATCGATTGGAGACATCCCCAGAAGAGCTGGCGGCCGACGTCGGCGGGCTGA
- a CDS encoding conserved hypothetical protein (KEGG: nar:Saro_0525 hypothetical protein) has product MLPKKGRSLPPGTGGDGSPRRYAEIISLALKTELDDSRRTIKTVQRWTNASERTVKNWIAGSCGPDGDHLIAMLIHSDTMLHMLLIASRRFDIVQMLMDRSGLSADENSGKLPEGRNARRRSSLLRDPGRVPVGDPEPDPDEAFVPNERQRWFLAELVSGRRVSARGLQSRFGISEKTAKRDIAGLRANAWISFTGSRRKGRYRLRRPHP; this is encoded by the coding sequence ATGTTGCCGAAGAAGGGCAGATCATTGCCGCCGGGAACGGGAGGAGACGGGTCTCCCCGGCGCTATGCGGAAATTATCTCTCTCGCACTGAAGACGGAGCTGGACGACAGCCGCCGGACGATCAAGACGGTTCAGCGCTGGACGAATGCCAGTGAACGCACAGTCAAGAACTGGATCGCCGGCTCCTGCGGCCCAGATGGAGACCATCTCATCGCGATGCTCATCCACTCCGATACGATGCTGCACATGCTCCTGATCGCCAGCCGGCGGTTCGATATTGTCCAGATGCTTATGGATCGCTCTGGATTGAGCGCCGACGAGAACTCGGGAAAGCTCCCAGAGGGCCGGAATGCACGCCGGCGAAGCTCACTCCTCCGTGACCCTGGTCGCGTCCCTGTTGGTGACCCTGAACCTGACCCTGATGAAGCGTTCGTTCCGAACGAGCGGCAGCGCTGGTTTCTCGCCGAGCTCGTCAGCGGAAGGCGGGTTTCGGCTCGAGGGTTGCAGTCCCGGTTCGGCATCTCCGAGAAAACGGCCAAACGGGACATAGCCGGGCTCCGGGCAAATGCGTGGATTTCATTCACGGGATCGAGGCGGAAAGGACGATATCGGCTACGGAGACCGCATCCGTAG
- a CDS encoding conserved hypothetical protein (KEGG: atc:AGR_pTi_160 hypothetical protein): MADDPLRPLAHVYLPGHGVAQDYTAHGGGGGSAPPQRDRVQHAEKLTTALTVALADAEAQLRAREVGLAAGTPGFYLEFDLPAAQAEIVDKLENRQGKFPIELVSVRPGNADGTTVAATVFVPEKQREYYLKKVADYRDKDRVRRREVDGQIIEEVTGPKNEVLVASIETARLAVARSLYTDDETFFPFPGVAIWWEVWLRLGTKERFVATVGRLALPMREHALTFPEREVVIVHGTAEMLGRIVANTDTIAELRTARDTPSFFMAMDGAEQRAWAAETTDRIVAPAADVPAVCLLDSGSTRRHPLIRPALAAVDQQAFDAGWNVEDVSNQAHGGHGTQLSGVALYGDLVDVLAGDGPVTLSHRLESVKVLPDHGANDPDLYGAITAQSISRTEIVAPNRPRAICLAITSEGDHWRGRPSSWSAALDTLAFGADNAPRFIAVSAGNIRDDIHRDDYPARNDTTPIESPAQAWNVLSVGAFTEKDTIVDPLFAGWEAMAGVGDIMPRSRTSVTWNHDWPLKPDVVFEGGNIGVDPTTLLGDHVDDLALLTTYRLPEHRAFTTTGETSAATALAARMGAQIMAERPGLWPETVRGLVVHSAEWTPAMKAHLGAIGKNGVLRRYGFGVPSLSRALGSLQNDVTMVIENDMQPFVRVASAVETKDLVVHELPWPRDELEALGETQVQLRITLSYFIEPNPGERGRSRRHSYASHGLRFALKPGDERLDVFVRRINAKAGTRPPTRAAETRWMLGPNLRNRGSLHADIWEGDAVELSQRDAIIVYPIGGWWRENPGFDRADTRVRYSLLATLRTAANIDLYTPISTSIQPEIAVEI; the protein is encoded by the coding sequence ATGGCAGACGATCCTCTGCGCCCACTCGCGCATGTCTATCTTCCTGGCCATGGTGTCGCACAGGACTACACGGCTCATGGTGGTGGCGGTGGTTCCGCGCCGCCGCAGCGCGATAGAGTCCAGCATGCCGAGAAGCTGACCACAGCCCTGACGGTGGCTTTGGCGGACGCCGAAGCACAGCTTCGTGCGCGTGAAGTCGGTCTTGCCGCCGGAACGCCGGGCTTCTATCTCGAATTCGATCTGCCGGCGGCCCAGGCCGAGATCGTCGATAAGCTCGAAAACCGGCAGGGGAAGTTCCCGATCGAGCTGGTGAGCGTTCGGCCAGGTAACGCCGACGGCACGACGGTTGCCGCCACGGTCTTCGTACCGGAAAAGCAGCGCGAGTATTACCTGAAGAAGGTTGCTGATTATCGGGACAAGGACCGCGTTCGCAGGCGCGAGGTCGATGGTCAGATCATAGAGGAGGTGACCGGTCCAAAGAATGAGGTCCTGGTCGCCTCCATCGAGACAGCGCGACTGGCTGTAGCCCGCTCGCTCTACACCGACGATGAAACATTCTTTCCTTTTCCGGGTGTCGCGATCTGGTGGGAAGTTTGGCTCCGGCTAGGCACGAAAGAACGCTTCGTCGCCACAGTGGGACGTCTCGCGCTTCCAATGCGCGAGCACGCGCTGACCTTTCCCGAGCGAGAAGTGGTCATTGTCCACGGCACGGCGGAGATGCTGGGGCGCATCGTCGCCAATACTGACACGATCGCCGAGCTGCGCACGGCGCGCGACACGCCCTCCTTCTTCATGGCCATGGACGGCGCTGAACAGCGGGCTTGGGCTGCGGAAACGACGGACCGGATCGTTGCTCCCGCCGCCGATGTACCGGCCGTCTGTCTCCTTGATTCCGGTTCGACCCGCCGACATCCGCTGATCCGGCCGGCACTCGCCGCGGTTGATCAACAGGCCTTCGATGCAGGCTGGAACGTCGAGGACGTGAGCAACCAGGCACACGGTGGCCACGGCACCCAGTTGTCAGGTGTAGCGCTCTACGGGGATCTGGTCGACGTGCTCGCTGGCGACGGGCCGGTGACGCTCAGCCACAGGCTGGAATCGGTGAAGGTGCTGCCGGATCACGGCGCCAACGATCCCGATCTCTATGGCGCGATCACCGCGCAGTCGATCTCCCGCACCGAGATCGTCGCACCGAACCGCCCCCGCGCGATATGTCTCGCCATCACCTCGGAAGGCGATCATTGGCGGGGCCGGCCGTCGTCCTGGTCCGCTGCCCTCGATACGCTTGCATTCGGCGCCGACAATGCGCCTCGCTTCATCGCTGTGTCGGCTGGAAATATCCGCGACGATATCCATCGTGACGACTATCCCGCACGTAACGACACGACGCCGATCGAAAGTCCCGCGCAGGCCTGGAATGTCCTGTCCGTCGGCGCTTTCACCGAAAAGGATACCATCGTCGATCCTCTATTCGCCGGCTGGGAGGCGATGGCAGGCGTCGGCGATATCATGCCGAGATCCCGCACCTCGGTCACCTGGAACCACGACTGGCCGCTCAAGCCGGATGTCGTTTTCGAGGGTGGCAATATCGGTGTCGACCCGACAACCTTGCTTGGTGATCACGTCGATGATCTGGCACTTCTGACCACCTATCGGTTGCCGGAACACCGCGCTTTCACGACAACCGGCGAGACGAGTGCAGCCACGGCGCTTGCAGCCCGCATGGGCGCCCAGATCATGGCCGAGAGGCCGGGCCTTTGGCCCGAGACGGTGCGTGGTCTTGTCGTCCATTCGGCTGAATGGACGCCGGCAATGAAGGCCCATCTCGGTGCGATCGGCAAGAATGGCGTTTTGCGCCGCTATGGCTTTGGAGTGCCGTCCCTCTCCCGCGCCCTCGGGAGCCTACAGAACGACGTGACCATGGTCATTGAAAATGACATGCAGCCCTTTGTGAGGGTAGCGAGCGCTGTCGAGACCAAGGACCTCGTTGTTCACGAGCTGCCCTGGCCGCGGGATGAGCTCGAAGCGCTCGGTGAGACTCAGGTGCAGCTGCGCATCACGCTCAGCTATTTCATCGAACCCAATCCGGGAGAGCGAGGCCGAAGCCGGCGCCACAGCTACGCCTCTCACGGTTTGCGCTTTGCTCTCAAACCGGGTGACGAACGCTTGGACGTCTTCGTCCGCCGTATAAATGCCAAAGCGGGAACTCGGCCTCCGACGCGGGCAGCGGAGACGCGATGGATGCTGGGCCCCAATCTGCGAAATCGTGGCTCGCTGCATGCTGACATTTGGGAAGGCGATGCCGTCGAGCTGTCTCAGCGCGATGCCATCATCGTCTATCCGATCGGTGGTTGGTGGCGAGAGAATCCCGGCTTTGATCGCGCTGACACCCGAGTTCGCTACTCGCTTCTCGCGACGCTCAGGACTGCGGCCAATATCGATCTGTACACGCCGATCAGCACATCAATCCAACCCGAAATCGCTGTAGAAATTTGA
- a CDS encoding transposase IS3/IS911 family protein (PFAM: transposase IS3/IS911 family protein~KEGG: rpe:RPE_3518 transposase IS3/IS911 family protein): MERRRRFTTEEKLAVLREASAPDVNVSAVARRHGLTPSQVFKWRRLAVLGVIGIPGASELPSFMAVQVAAERGPQETGCRSAPVATAASAGMAGETRPAPPGGIVIELACGRRVQVDRHVDAAALRRVLDVLEGR; this comes from the coding sequence GTGGAGCGCCGGCGGCGGTTCACGACCGAGGAGAAGCTGGCGGTGCTCCGGGAGGCGAGCGCGCCGGACGTAAACGTCTCGGCGGTCGCCCGGCGGCACGGCCTGACGCCAAGCCAGGTGTTCAAGTGGCGGCGGCTTGCCGTACTGGGCGTGATCGGGATTCCTGGAGCCTCCGAGCTGCCGTCTTTCATGGCCGTACAGGTCGCTGCAGAGCGCGGGCCACAGGAGACCGGATGTCGTTCGGCTCCTGTCGCCACGGCCGCATCCGCCGGCATGGCCGGCGAGACCAGGCCGGCACCGCCCGGTGGCATTGTGATCGAGCTCGCCTGCGGGCGACGGGTCCAGGTCGACCGTCATGTGGATGCCGCCGCCCTCCGGCGCGTATTGGATGTCCTGGAGGGACGATGA
- a CDS encoding RepB plasmid partition (PFAM: ParB domain protein nuclease; RepB plasmid partition~KEGG: rpa:RPA2209 ParB-like nuclease), translated as MTRYAFEKDTIRVAIGDILPTRTLAKDIRDTPKFRTILASIQEVGIIEPLAVHPEPGGGERVFILLDGHLRLEALKALGAAEAVCLVATDDEGFTYNRQINRLSAIQEHKMILQAIRKGVPPERIAQTLSVNVERIRERERLLDGVVPEVVELLKDRMVSRGVFAILRKMKPLRQIEAAEMMISASRLNVPYAKMILAASRPDMLIEVKKPRQLDATPEDIARMERQMEKLYQDYKAVEDTLGETLLVLVVAKGFVARLLRNNAISGYLKRYHQDLTGELATVMEAIGADARTPVRE; from the coding sequence GTGACCCGATACGCCTTTGAAAAGGACACAATCCGGGTTGCGATTGGCGACATCCTGCCAACTCGCACCCTGGCGAAGGACATCCGCGATACGCCGAAGTTCCGGACGATCCTGGCTTCGATCCAGGAAGTCGGCATCATCGAGCCGCTCGCCGTGCACCCGGAGCCGGGCGGCGGCGAACGTGTCTTTATCCTGCTGGACGGCCATTTGCGTCTCGAGGCGCTGAAGGCGCTCGGCGCGGCGGAAGCGGTCTGCCTGGTTGCCACCGACGACGAGGGCTTCACCTACAACCGGCAGATCAACCGGCTCAGCGCGATCCAGGAGCACAAGATGATCCTGCAGGCGATCCGCAAGGGCGTGCCACCCGAACGGATCGCCCAGACGCTCAGCGTCAACGTTGAACGTATTCGTGAACGGGAGAGGCTGCTCGACGGCGTCGTGCCCGAAGTGGTGGAGCTTCTGAAGGATCGCATGGTCAGCCGAGGCGTGTTCGCCATCCTGCGCAAGATGAAGCCGCTGCGCCAGATCGAGGCGGCCGAGATGATGATCTCCGCCAGCCGACTCAACGTACCCTATGCGAAGATGATCCTCGCCGCCTCCCGGCCCGACATGCTTATCGAGGTGAAGAAGCCCCGCCAGCTTGATGCCACCCCGGAGGATATCGCCCGGATGGAGCGGCAGATGGAGAAGCTCTATCAGGATTATAAGGCGGTCGAGGATACGCTCGGGGAGACTCTCTTGGTGCTGGTGGTGGCGAAGGGCTTTGTCGCGCGTTTGCTTCGCAATAATGCGATATCGGGATACCTGAAACGCTATCATCAGGATCTGACTGGCGAGCTTGCAACGGTCATGGAGGCCATTGGCGCCGATGCGCGGACGCCTGTTCGGGAATGA